The following coding sequences lie in one Montipora foliosa isolate CH-2021 chromosome 11, ASM3666993v2, whole genome shotgun sequence genomic window:
- the LOC137976278 gene encoding uncharacterized protein, with protein sequence MEHRKDIYIKTLGLTPLSEEGGCFAETYRSLETMKVDGREGSERNLFTTIYFMMTRELGGKNFFNRNESDITHFFHDGWPAKYICVTPDGKIEEFTLGNDILNGHVLQLRVPGGCLKAARILTEEKGYAKFPGETPFTLISEKMTPGFDYRDRFVPTASQMKALYPNLWPQLEEFSAPDGKN encoded by the coding sequence ATGGAGCACAGAAAAGACATTTATATTAAGACACTGGGCTTAACTCCTCTCTCGGAAGAAGGGGGCTGCTTTGCAGAAACTTATAGATCACTCGAAACGATGAAAGTGGACGGACGAGAAGGCAGCGAAAGAAATTTATTCACCACCATTTACTTTATGATGACTCGTGAACTTGGAGGGAAAAATTTCTTTAATCGCAATGAGAGCGATATTACGCATTTCTTTCACGATGGATGGCCAGCCAAATACATCTGCGTTACACCCGACGGAAAAATTGAAGAATTTACTTTGGGAAATGACATCTTAAATGGTCATGTTCTTCAACTGAGGGTTCCTGGGGGTTGCCTCAAGGCCGCTAGAATTTTAACGGAAGAAAAAGGCTACGCAAAGTTTCCTGGTGAAACACCTTTTACGTTGATTTCAGAGAAGATGACCCCAGGATTTGATTACAGGGATCGCTTCGTACCCACCGCATCTCAAATGAAGGCCTTATACCCAAATCTATGGCCACAATTGGAAGAATTCAGTGCGCCAGATGGAAAGAACTAA